GGAAAATCTATGTGCATTAGTGATGAGGGGTGCTGCATAGATTCAAAGACAAACATGTGTAAGGTAAATATTGAAGAAACACCTAAGTTTCACGTAGTATCAAGTGTGGCTAGACAGTGTAAAGAAGGTGAAAGACAAAACGGAGATAGTTATAGCTTTGGTAAGCTTTCCGATGGAAGCTATATGTCAGTTATTAGTGATGGCATGGGATCGGGTCCCCAAGCAGGTAGAGAGAGCGAGGCTGCTGTTGAATTAATAGAAAAATTTACATCGGCAGGATTTAGTAAAATTACGGCTATTAATACTGTAAATTCGATAATGACATTGAGATTTTCTGAGGAAGAAAAATTTTCAACAATTGATTTAAGTAGTATAGATTTATATACTGGCAAAATTGATTTCTTAAAAGTAGGAGCAGTTGCAACATTTTTAAAATCTGGTGATAGTTTAGAAATCATAAAATCTAAATCGCTTCCTATTGGTGTTTTAGATAAGGCAGATATAGACATTCAACAAATGAAGCTAAAAAATGGCGATGTTATAGTTATGATCAGCGATGGAGTACTAGATTATAATGATGAAAATGTAGGTAGAGTAGATTGGGTAGTTGATTATTTGGGTAAAAACAACTGTAATAATCCCAAGGATTTAGCTGAAGGTCTGCTCGCTGAGGCAAAAAAATTAAGCGGAAATAAGGTAAAGGATGATATGACTGTTTTAGTTTCAAAAATATATAGTTTATATTAGTATAAATTTAAAATGGAGAAAATAATTAAAGAAGGCAATAGCCTTCTTTAGATTCTCCATTTTTATCTTTTTAGAAAGATATTTAAAAAATGTTTAAAAGAATGGAGGATATATGTTACTATATTATATTGTAGTATGATATAGTAATATGGGATTAATATCTACAATATAGATATATCGTAGAACATTTCAAAAATAAATTTGGGAAGTGAAAGTTTTGTCAGAAAAGGTAATGAGTTTTATAAAAGAAAATTCAATGTTTGATGAAGGCGATAAAGTTATAGTTGCGGTTTCTGGTGGACCTGACTCCACATGTTTGCTTTATATTTTAAATGAACTTAAAGATAAACTTGGAATTACACTTATAGGTGCACATTTGAATCATTGTCTTCGCGGAGAAGAATCAGATAAAGATGAAGAATATGCAAAGAAAACTTGTGAGAGTTTGAATATAGCTTTTTATAGCAATAAAGTGGATATAAATAAAGTATCTAGGGAAAGAAACTTATCTTGTGAAATGGCAGGAAGAGAAGTTAGATATAATTTTTTTGAGGAACTTATAATTAAATTAAATGCTAATAAGGTTGCACTAGCCCATAATGCAAATGATCAAGCTGAGACTATTTTAATGAGGATAATGAGAGGAACAGGCATTGAGGGAATGGTTGGTATTAAACCAGTTCGCGACAAAATATATGTAAGACCAATACTTAAACTAAGTAGAAAAGAAATTGAAAAATACAATTCTATTAATAATATTAATCCTAGGATAGATAAATCAAATTTAGAAAATATTTATGCAAGAAACAAAGTTAGACTTGAGCTTATTCCATACATGGAAGAAAATTTTAATAAAGATATAATAAAAACATTAAATCGATTATCAAACATTGTGAAAAAAGACAATGATTTTTTGAAAATTGTTTCTGAGAAAGAATATGAAAAACATTGTGAGATAAGTCAGCAAAGGGTTATAATAAATAAGAGTGCATTTAGTCTGCATGAAGCAATTCTAAGTAGAATAATTAGAAGTGCTTTACTTGCTGTGAATCATAATTTATACAATTTTGAAGAAATTCATGTATTAAGTATTATAGAACTTCAAAAACATGATACAGGCAAAAATATAATGTTACCGAAAAACATAATAGTTGAAAATTGTTATGGAGATATACATATATACATATATGTAAAAGAGAGTGAAGCTAATGATAATCAATATTACTTAAACATTAATGAGGAAAATATTATTCATTCGTTAAACAAGGTAGTAAAAATTGATGTTATACCCAAACTAAAATCTACTGAATTTACAGGAACTGATTATATTAAATATTTTGATTATGATCAAATAAATGAGCCGATAATACTAAGGCATAGAAAAGATGGAGATAAATTCATGCCACTTGGTATGAATGGTAATAAAAAAATAAAGGATTTATTTATTGATTTAAAAATACCTAAATCTCAAAGAAATGAAATACCTTTAATATGTTTTGGGGATGATATAAGTTGGGTAGTTGGGTATAGGGTTAGTGAAAAATTCAAAGTGTCAAAGGATACTAAAAATATATTGCAGATTAGAATTGGAAGAGAGGAATAAAAATGAATAACGATATTAAAGAGGTACTTTACAATGAAGACCAATTAAGAGACAAAATCAGGCAAATGGGTGAAAAGGTAAGTAAAGATTATTATGGTAAGGATCTTATACTTATTGGTATTTTAAAGGGTTCAGTTATATTTATGTCAGATTTGTTAAAAGAAATTACAATTCCATGTAAAATGGATTTTATGGCAGTATCGAGTTACGGAAATTCAACTAAAACTTCAGGAGTTGTAAGAATACTTAAGGATTTAGACTTTGAAATTCAAGGAAAAGACGTGCTGATAGTAGAAGATATTATAGATTCAGGTGTTACACTCAAATATCTAATGAAGTGTCTATC
This window of the Clostridium estertheticum genome carries:
- the tilS gene encoding tRNA lysidine(34) synthetase TilS translates to MKVLSEKVMSFIKENSMFDEGDKVIVAVSGGPDSTCLLYILNELKDKLGITLIGAHLNHCLRGEESDKDEEYAKKTCESLNIAFYSNKVDINKVSRERNLSCEMAGREVRYNFFEELIIKLNANKVALAHNANDQAETILMRIMRGTGIEGMVGIKPVRDKIYVRPILKLSRKEIEKYNSINNINPRIDKSNLENIYARNKVRLELIPYMEENFNKDIIKTLNRLSNIVKKDNDFLKIVSEKEYEKHCEISQQRVIINKSAFSLHEAILSRIIRSALLAVNHNLYNFEEIHVLSIIELQKHDTGKNIMLPKNIIVENCYGDIHIYIYVKESEANDNQYYLNINEENIIHSLNKVVKIDVIPKLKSTEFTGTDYIKYFDYDQINEPIILRHRKDGDKFMPLGMNGNKKIKDLFIDLKIPKSQRNEIPLICFGDDISWVVGYRVSEKFKVSKDTKNILQIRIGREE
- the hpt gene encoding hypoxanthine phosphoribosyltransferase; protein product: MNNDIKEVLYNEDQLRDKIRQMGEKVSKDYYGKDLILIGILKGSVIFMSDLLKEITIPCKMDFMAVSSYGNSTKTSGVVRILKDLDFEIQGKDVLIVEDIIDSGVTLKYLMKCLSARKPNSLEIICLLNKPERRKVDIDVKYVGFDVPDFFIVGFGMDYAERYRNLPYIGILKDEIYK